In Hyperolius riggenbachi isolate aHypRig1 chromosome 10, aHypRig1.pri, whole genome shotgun sequence, a genomic segment contains:
- the LOC137535090 gene encoding oocyte zinc finger protein XlCOF6-like isoform X1 has translation MSAQRPPWSMMSRLSDKHVQPRVFFKEWQHIDRYKDLYKDAIMEHQLPLISPDGSSNRNQPERCTGPLYSQDCLQDNHTIPHYCQCEERIDVKHEVKDEETYVRSDQQTMEEGDMMGTIKEEQETYVRSDQQSMEEGDMMKAIKEEEQETYVRGDQQSMEESDVMLNIKAEKSSVDICAAGGDNIGNRSEGHLLVPAPCNVEDNGVTRIPPGIVTIMGNIVFTIIPAANSANLSNHQEASGGLHPVSPNIPPGVHTAGRANDWGNSQESSSTADTVTGEGNKKHSCLFCDKCFISYRDFVKHQSIHKELQPFSCSECGKRFHRHKLLRRHQRSHGEHWPYSCSECGKKLSSNAVLQVHLRTHTGESPYLCSECGKNFACNAHLQVHLKTHTGEHPYSCLECGKHFSSISQVKSHQRTHTGERPYSCSECGKKFSSKTSLQIHLRTHTGECPYPCSECGKKFSSKKPLQIHLRTHTGERPYPCSECGKKFSSKKPLQIHLRTHTGERPYSCSECGKKFSSKKTLQIHLRTHTGERPYPCSECGKKFSSKKPLQIHLRTHTGERPYSCSECGKKFSSIKTLQIHLRTHTGERPYSCSECGKKFSSKKTLQIHLRTHTGECPYSCSECEKKFSRSSSLWTHQRTHTGERPYSCSECGKKFSSKNNLQIHLRTHTGECPYSCSECGKKFSSKNNLQIHLRTHTGECPYSCSECGKNFSCNSRLQTHQRTHTGERPYSCSECRKCFTQKGVAVYRRIQGHHDGASTSPHITRWIQ, from the exons AGACCCCCGTGGAGTATGATGAGTAGGTTGAGTGATAAGCATGTGCAACCCAGGGTTTTTTTTAAG GAGTGGCAGCATATAGACAGATACAAGGACCTTTACAAGGACGCCATTATGGAGCATCAACTTCCCCTCATatcaccag atggatccagtaacagaaaccaaccagagagatgtacaggtcctctttattcccaggattgtttaCAGGATAATCACACCATCCCTCACTATTGTCAG TGTGAGGAACGGATTGATGTAAAACATGAGGTTAAAgacgaagagacgtatgtgaggagtgatcagcagactatggaggagggtgacatgatggggacaattaaagaggaacaagagacgtatgtgaggagtgatcagcagtctatggaggagggagacatgatgaaagcaattaaagaggaagaacaggagacatatgtgaggggtgatcagcagtctatggaggagagtgatGTGATGTTGAATATCAAAGCAGAAAAATCATCTGTAGATATCTGCGCAG caggtggagacaatattgGGAACAGGTCAGAGGGACACCTTCTTGTTCCTGCTCCTTGTAATGTAGAAGATAATGGCGTCACACGGATTCCTCCAGGAATTGTCACCATTATGGGGAATATAGTTTTCACGATTATCCCTGCAGCTAACTCTGCAAATCTCTCCAATCATCAGGAAGCTTCTGGAGGGTTGCACCCTGTTAGCCCAAATATCCCTCCAGGTGTGCACACTGCTGGCAGAGCGAATGATTGGGGTAATTCTCAGGAATCTTCCAGTACAGCAGATACTGTAACAGGTGAAGGCAACAAGAAACATTCATGTCTGTTTTGtgataaatgttttatttcttatcggGACTTTGTTAAGCACCAAAGTATTCACAAAGAGCTGCAGCctttttcatgttctgagtgtgggaaacgtttccATCGTCATAAATTACTTCGTCGACACCAGAGAAGCCATGGAGAACACTGGCCTTATTCGTGTTCAGAATGTGGCAAAAAATTATCTTCTAATGCAGTGCTCCAGGTTCACTTgagaactcacactggagagagtccttatttatgttcagagtgtggaaaaaATTTCGCTTGTAATGCACACCTTCAAGTTCACCTGAAAACCCACACTGGGGAGCATCCTTATTCATGTTTAGAATGTGGCAAACATTTTTCTTCTATTTCACAGGTTAAGTCTCACCAgagaacacacacaggagagcgtccttattcatgttcagaatgtgggaaaaaattctctTCTAAAACAAGCCTTCAGATTCACCtgagaactcacacaggagagtGTCCTTatccatgttcagagtgtgggaaaaaattcTCTTCAAAAAAACCCCTTCAGATTCACCtgagaactcacacaggagagcgtccttatccatgttcagagtgtggaaaaaAATTCTCTTCAAAAAAACCACTTCAGATTCACCtgagaactcacacaggagagcgtccttattcatgttcagagtgtgggaaaaaattcTCTTCAAAAAAAACCCTTCAGATTCACCtgagaactcacacaggagagcgtccttatccatgttcagagtgtggaaaaaAATTCTCTTCAAAAAAACCACTTCAGATTCACCtgagaactcacacaggagagcgtccttattcatgttcagaatgtgggaaaaaattctctTCAATAAAAACCCTTCAGATTCACCTgagaacacacacaggagagcgtccttattcatgttcagagtgtgggaaaaaattcTCTTCAAAAAAAACCCTTCAGATTCACCTgagaactcacactggagagtgtccttattcatgttcagagtgtgagaaaaAATTCTCTAGAAGCTCAAGTCTTTGGACACACCAGAggactcacacaggagagcgtccttactcatgttcagagtgtgggaaaaaattcTCTTCAAAAAATAACCTTCAGATTCACCtgagaactcacacaggagagtGTCCTtactcatgttcagagtgtgggaaaaaattcTCTTCAAAAAATAACCTTCAGATTCACCtgagaactcacacaggagagtgtccttattcatgttcagagtgtgggaaaaatttTTCTTGTAACTCAAGGCTTCAGACGCACCAGAggactcacacaggagagcgtccttactcatgttcagagtgtaggaaatgttttactcagaaag
- the LOC137535090 gene encoding oocyte zinc finger protein XlCOF6-like isoform X2 → MMSRLSDKHVQPRVFFKEWQHIDRYKDLYKDAIMEHQLPLISPDGSSNRNQPERCTGPLYSQDCLQDNHTIPHYCQCEERIDVKHEVKDEETYVRSDQQTMEEGDMMGTIKEEQETYVRSDQQSMEEGDMMKAIKEEEQETYVRGDQQSMEESDVMLNIKAEKSSVDICAAGGDNIGNRSEGHLLVPAPCNVEDNGVTRIPPGIVTIMGNIVFTIIPAANSANLSNHQEASGGLHPVSPNIPPGVHTAGRANDWGNSQESSSTADTVTGEGNKKHSCLFCDKCFISYRDFVKHQSIHKELQPFSCSECGKRFHRHKLLRRHQRSHGEHWPYSCSECGKKLSSNAVLQVHLRTHTGESPYLCSECGKNFACNAHLQVHLKTHTGEHPYSCLECGKHFSSISQVKSHQRTHTGERPYSCSECGKKFSSKTSLQIHLRTHTGECPYPCSECGKKFSSKKPLQIHLRTHTGERPYPCSECGKKFSSKKPLQIHLRTHTGERPYSCSECGKKFSSKKTLQIHLRTHTGERPYPCSECGKKFSSKKPLQIHLRTHTGERPYSCSECGKKFSSIKTLQIHLRTHTGERPYSCSECGKKFSSKKTLQIHLRTHTGECPYSCSECEKKFSRSSSLWTHQRTHTGERPYSCSECGKKFSSKNNLQIHLRTHTGECPYSCSECGKKFSSKNNLQIHLRTHTGECPYSCSECGKNFSCNSRLQTHQRTHTGERPYSCSECRKCFTQKGVAVYRRIQGHHDGASTSPHITRWIQ, encoded by the exons ATGATGAGTAGGTTGAGTGATAAGCATGTGCAACCCAGGGTTTTTTTTAAG GAGTGGCAGCATATAGACAGATACAAGGACCTTTACAAGGACGCCATTATGGAGCATCAACTTCCCCTCATatcaccag atggatccagtaacagaaaccaaccagagagatgtacaggtcctctttattcccaggattgtttaCAGGATAATCACACCATCCCTCACTATTGTCAG TGTGAGGAACGGATTGATGTAAAACATGAGGTTAAAgacgaagagacgtatgtgaggagtgatcagcagactatggaggagggtgacatgatggggacaattaaagaggaacaagagacgtatgtgaggagtgatcagcagtctatggaggagggagacatgatgaaagcaattaaagaggaagaacaggagacatatgtgaggggtgatcagcagtctatggaggagagtgatGTGATGTTGAATATCAAAGCAGAAAAATCATCTGTAGATATCTGCGCAG caggtggagacaatattgGGAACAGGTCAGAGGGACACCTTCTTGTTCCTGCTCCTTGTAATGTAGAAGATAATGGCGTCACACGGATTCCTCCAGGAATTGTCACCATTATGGGGAATATAGTTTTCACGATTATCCCTGCAGCTAACTCTGCAAATCTCTCCAATCATCAGGAAGCTTCTGGAGGGTTGCACCCTGTTAGCCCAAATATCCCTCCAGGTGTGCACACTGCTGGCAGAGCGAATGATTGGGGTAATTCTCAGGAATCTTCCAGTACAGCAGATACTGTAACAGGTGAAGGCAACAAGAAACATTCATGTCTGTTTTGtgataaatgttttatttcttatcggGACTTTGTTAAGCACCAAAGTATTCACAAAGAGCTGCAGCctttttcatgttctgagtgtgggaaacgtttccATCGTCATAAATTACTTCGTCGACACCAGAGAAGCCATGGAGAACACTGGCCTTATTCGTGTTCAGAATGTGGCAAAAAATTATCTTCTAATGCAGTGCTCCAGGTTCACTTgagaactcacactggagagagtccttatttatgttcagagtgtggaaaaaATTTCGCTTGTAATGCACACCTTCAAGTTCACCTGAAAACCCACACTGGGGAGCATCCTTATTCATGTTTAGAATGTGGCAAACATTTTTCTTCTATTTCACAGGTTAAGTCTCACCAgagaacacacacaggagagcgtccttattcatgttcagaatgtgggaaaaaattctctTCTAAAACAAGCCTTCAGATTCACCtgagaactcacacaggagagtGTCCTTatccatgttcagagtgtgggaaaaaattcTCTTCAAAAAAACCCCTTCAGATTCACCtgagaactcacacaggagagcgtccttatccatgttcagagtgtggaaaaaAATTCTCTTCAAAAAAACCACTTCAGATTCACCtgagaactcacacaggagagcgtccttattcatgttcagagtgtgggaaaaaattcTCTTCAAAAAAAACCCTTCAGATTCACCtgagaactcacacaggagagcgtccttatccatgttcagagtgtggaaaaaAATTCTCTTCAAAAAAACCACTTCAGATTCACCtgagaactcacacaggagagcgtccttattcatgttcagaatgtgggaaaaaattctctTCAATAAAAACCCTTCAGATTCACCTgagaacacacacaggagagcgtccttattcatgttcagagtgtgggaaaaaattcTCTTCAAAAAAAACCCTTCAGATTCACCTgagaactcacactggagagtgtccttattcatgttcagagtgtgagaaaaAATTCTCTAGAAGCTCAAGTCTTTGGACACACCAGAggactcacacaggagagcgtccttactcatgttcagagtgtgggaaaaaattcTCTTCAAAAAATAACCTTCAGATTCACCtgagaactcacacaggagagtGTCCTtactcatgttcagagtgtgggaaaaaattcTCTTCAAAAAATAACCTTCAGATTCACCtgagaactcacacaggagagtgtccttattcatgttcagagtgtgggaaaaatttTTCTTGTAACTCAAGGCTTCAGACGCACCAGAggactcacacaggagagcgtccttactcatgttcagagtgtaggaaatgttttactcagaaag
- the LOC137535090 gene encoding oocyte zinc finger protein XlCOF6-like isoform X3, with the protein MEEWQHIDRYKDLYKDAIMEHQLPLISPDGSSNRNQPERCTGPLYSQDCLQDNHTIPHYCQCEERIDVKHEVKDEETYVRSDQQTMEEGDMMGTIKEEQETYVRSDQQSMEEGDMMKAIKEEEQETYVRGDQQSMEESDVMLNIKAEKSSVDICAAGGDNIGNRSEGHLLVPAPCNVEDNGVTRIPPGIVTIMGNIVFTIIPAANSANLSNHQEASGGLHPVSPNIPPGVHTAGRANDWGNSQESSSTADTVTGEGNKKHSCLFCDKCFISYRDFVKHQSIHKELQPFSCSECGKRFHRHKLLRRHQRSHGEHWPYSCSECGKKLSSNAVLQVHLRTHTGESPYLCSECGKNFACNAHLQVHLKTHTGEHPYSCLECGKHFSSISQVKSHQRTHTGERPYSCSECGKKFSSKTSLQIHLRTHTGECPYPCSECGKKFSSKKPLQIHLRTHTGERPYPCSECGKKFSSKKPLQIHLRTHTGERPYSCSECGKKFSSKKTLQIHLRTHTGERPYPCSECGKKFSSKKPLQIHLRTHTGERPYSCSECGKKFSSIKTLQIHLRTHTGERPYSCSECGKKFSSKKTLQIHLRTHTGECPYSCSECEKKFSRSSSLWTHQRTHTGERPYSCSECGKKFSSKNNLQIHLRTHTGECPYSCSECGKKFSSKNNLQIHLRTHTGECPYSCSECGKNFSCNSRLQTHQRTHTGERPYSCSECRKCFTQKGVAVYRRIQGHHDGASTSPHITRWIQ; encoded by the exons GAGTGGCAGCATATAGACAGATACAAGGACCTTTACAAGGACGCCATTATGGAGCATCAACTTCCCCTCATatcaccag atggatccagtaacagaaaccaaccagagagatgtacaggtcctctttattcccaggattgtttaCAGGATAATCACACCATCCCTCACTATTGTCAG TGTGAGGAACGGATTGATGTAAAACATGAGGTTAAAgacgaagagacgtatgtgaggagtgatcagcagactatggaggagggtgacatgatggggacaattaaagaggaacaagagacgtatgtgaggagtgatcagcagtctatggaggagggagacatgatgaaagcaattaaagaggaagaacaggagacatatgtgaggggtgatcagcagtctatggaggagagtgatGTGATGTTGAATATCAAAGCAGAAAAATCATCTGTAGATATCTGCGCAG caggtggagacaatattgGGAACAGGTCAGAGGGACACCTTCTTGTTCCTGCTCCTTGTAATGTAGAAGATAATGGCGTCACACGGATTCCTCCAGGAATTGTCACCATTATGGGGAATATAGTTTTCACGATTATCCCTGCAGCTAACTCTGCAAATCTCTCCAATCATCAGGAAGCTTCTGGAGGGTTGCACCCTGTTAGCCCAAATATCCCTCCAGGTGTGCACACTGCTGGCAGAGCGAATGATTGGGGTAATTCTCAGGAATCTTCCAGTACAGCAGATACTGTAACAGGTGAAGGCAACAAGAAACATTCATGTCTGTTTTGtgataaatgttttatttcttatcggGACTTTGTTAAGCACCAAAGTATTCACAAAGAGCTGCAGCctttttcatgttctgagtgtgggaaacgtttccATCGTCATAAATTACTTCGTCGACACCAGAGAAGCCATGGAGAACACTGGCCTTATTCGTGTTCAGAATGTGGCAAAAAATTATCTTCTAATGCAGTGCTCCAGGTTCACTTgagaactcacactggagagagtccttatttatgttcagagtgtggaaaaaATTTCGCTTGTAATGCACACCTTCAAGTTCACCTGAAAACCCACACTGGGGAGCATCCTTATTCATGTTTAGAATGTGGCAAACATTTTTCTTCTATTTCACAGGTTAAGTCTCACCAgagaacacacacaggagagcgtccttattcatgttcagaatgtgggaaaaaattctctTCTAAAACAAGCCTTCAGATTCACCtgagaactcacacaggagagtGTCCTTatccatgttcagagtgtgggaaaaaattcTCTTCAAAAAAACCCCTTCAGATTCACCtgagaactcacacaggagagcgtccttatccatgttcagagtgtggaaaaaAATTCTCTTCAAAAAAACCACTTCAGATTCACCtgagaactcacacaggagagcgtccttattcatgttcagagtgtgggaaaaaattcTCTTCAAAAAAAACCCTTCAGATTCACCtgagaactcacacaggagagcgtccttatccatgttcagagtgtggaaaaaAATTCTCTTCAAAAAAACCACTTCAGATTCACCtgagaactcacacaggagagcgtccttattcatgttcagaatgtgggaaaaaattctctTCAATAAAAACCCTTCAGATTCACCTgagaacacacacaggagagcgtccttattcatgttcagagtgtgggaaaaaattcTCTTCAAAAAAAACCCTTCAGATTCACCTgagaactcacactggagagtgtccttattcatgttcagagtgtgagaaaaAATTCTCTAGAAGCTCAAGTCTTTGGACACACCAGAggactcacacaggagagcgtccttactcatgttcagagtgtgggaaaaaattcTCTTCAAAAAATAACCTTCAGATTCACCtgagaactcacacaggagagtGTCCTtactcatgttcagagtgtgggaaaaaattcTCTTCAAAAAATAACCTTCAGATTCACCtgagaactcacacaggagagtgtccttattcatgttcagagtgtgggaaaaatttTTCTTGTAACTCAAGGCTTCAGACGCACCAGAggactcacacaggagagcgtccttactcatgttcagagtgtaggaaatgttttactcagaaag
- the LOC137535090 gene encoding oocyte zinc finger protein XlCOF6-like isoform X4 produces MEHQLPLISPDGSSNRNQPERCTGPLYSQDCLQDNHTIPHYCQCEERIDVKHEVKDEETYVRSDQQTMEEGDMMGTIKEEQETYVRSDQQSMEEGDMMKAIKEEEQETYVRGDQQSMEESDVMLNIKAEKSSVDICAAGGDNIGNRSEGHLLVPAPCNVEDNGVTRIPPGIVTIMGNIVFTIIPAANSANLSNHQEASGGLHPVSPNIPPGVHTAGRANDWGNSQESSSTADTVTGEGNKKHSCLFCDKCFISYRDFVKHQSIHKELQPFSCSECGKRFHRHKLLRRHQRSHGEHWPYSCSECGKKLSSNAVLQVHLRTHTGESPYLCSECGKNFACNAHLQVHLKTHTGEHPYSCLECGKHFSSISQVKSHQRTHTGERPYSCSECGKKFSSKTSLQIHLRTHTGECPYPCSECGKKFSSKKPLQIHLRTHTGERPYPCSECGKKFSSKKPLQIHLRTHTGERPYSCSECGKKFSSKKTLQIHLRTHTGERPYPCSECGKKFSSKKPLQIHLRTHTGERPYSCSECGKKFSSIKTLQIHLRTHTGERPYSCSECGKKFSSKKTLQIHLRTHTGECPYSCSECEKKFSRSSSLWTHQRTHTGERPYSCSECGKKFSSKNNLQIHLRTHTGECPYSCSECGKKFSSKNNLQIHLRTHTGECPYSCSECGKNFSCNSRLQTHQRTHTGERPYSCSECRKCFTQKGVAVYRRIQGHHDGASTSPHITRWIQ; encoded by the exons ATGGAGCATCAACTTCCCCTCATatcaccag atggatccagtaacagaaaccaaccagagagatgtacaggtcctctttattcccaggattgtttaCAGGATAATCACACCATCCCTCACTATTGTCAG TGTGAGGAACGGATTGATGTAAAACATGAGGTTAAAgacgaagagacgtatgtgaggagtgatcagcagactatggaggagggtgacatgatggggacaattaaagaggaacaagagacgtatgtgaggagtgatcagcagtctatggaggagggagacatgatgaaagcaattaaagaggaagaacaggagacatatgtgaggggtgatcagcagtctatggaggagagtgatGTGATGTTGAATATCAAAGCAGAAAAATCATCTGTAGATATCTGCGCAG caggtggagacaatattgGGAACAGGTCAGAGGGACACCTTCTTGTTCCTGCTCCTTGTAATGTAGAAGATAATGGCGTCACACGGATTCCTCCAGGAATTGTCACCATTATGGGGAATATAGTTTTCACGATTATCCCTGCAGCTAACTCTGCAAATCTCTCCAATCATCAGGAAGCTTCTGGAGGGTTGCACCCTGTTAGCCCAAATATCCCTCCAGGTGTGCACACTGCTGGCAGAGCGAATGATTGGGGTAATTCTCAGGAATCTTCCAGTACAGCAGATACTGTAACAGGTGAAGGCAACAAGAAACATTCATGTCTGTTTTGtgataaatgttttatttcttatcggGACTTTGTTAAGCACCAAAGTATTCACAAAGAGCTGCAGCctttttcatgttctgagtgtgggaaacgtttccATCGTCATAAATTACTTCGTCGACACCAGAGAAGCCATGGAGAACACTGGCCTTATTCGTGTTCAGAATGTGGCAAAAAATTATCTTCTAATGCAGTGCTCCAGGTTCACTTgagaactcacactggagagagtccttatttatgttcagagtgtggaaaaaATTTCGCTTGTAATGCACACCTTCAAGTTCACCTGAAAACCCACACTGGGGAGCATCCTTATTCATGTTTAGAATGTGGCAAACATTTTTCTTCTATTTCACAGGTTAAGTCTCACCAgagaacacacacaggagagcgtccttattcatgttcagaatgtgggaaaaaattctctTCTAAAACAAGCCTTCAGATTCACCtgagaactcacacaggagagtGTCCTTatccatgttcagagtgtgggaaaaaattcTCTTCAAAAAAACCCCTTCAGATTCACCtgagaactcacacaggagagcgtccttatccatgttcagagtgtggaaaaaAATTCTCTTCAAAAAAACCACTTCAGATTCACCtgagaactcacacaggagagcgtccttattcatgttcagagtgtgggaaaaaattcTCTTCAAAAAAAACCCTTCAGATTCACCtgagaactcacacaggagagcgtccttatccatgttcagagtgtggaaaaaAATTCTCTTCAAAAAAACCACTTCAGATTCACCtgagaactcacacaggagagcgtccttattcatgttcagaatgtgggaaaaaattctctTCAATAAAAACCCTTCAGATTCACCTgagaacacacacaggagagcgtccttattcatgttcagagtgtgggaaaaaattcTCTTCAAAAAAAACCCTTCAGATTCACCTgagaactcacactggagagtgtccttattcatgttcagagtgtgagaaaaAATTCTCTAGAAGCTCAAGTCTTTGGACACACCAGAggactcacacaggagagcgtccttactcatgttcagagtgtgggaaaaaattcTCTTCAAAAAATAACCTTCAGATTCACCtgagaactcacacaggagagtGTCCTtactcatgttcagagtgtgggaaaaaattcTCTTCAAAAAATAACCTTCAGATTCACCtgagaactcacacaggagagtgtccttattcatgttcagagtgtgggaaaaatttTTCTTGTAACTCAAGGCTTCAGACGCACCAGAggactcacacaggagagcgtccttactcatgttcagagtgtaggaaatgttttactcagaaag